Proteins from one Escherichia coli genomic window:
- the rplP gene encoding 50S ribosomal protein L16, producing MLQPKRTKFRKMHKGRNRGLAQGTDVSFGSFGLKAVGRGRLTARQIEAARRAMTRAVKRQGKIWIRVFPDKPITEKPLAVRMGKGKGNVEYWVALIQPGKVLYEMDGVPEELAREAFKLAAAKLPIKTTFVTKTVM from the coding sequence ATGTTACAACCAAAGCGTACAAAATTCCGTAAAATGCACAAAGGCCGTAACCGCGGTCTGGCGCAGGGTACGGATGTTAGCTTCGGCAGCTTCGGTCTGAAAGCTGTTGGCCGTGGTCGTCTGACTGCACGTCAGATCGAAGCAGCACGTCGTGCTATGACCCGTGCAGTTAAGCGTCAAGGTAAGATCTGGATCCGTGTGTTCCCGGACAAACCGATCACTGAAAAGCCGCTGGCAGTGCGTATGGGTAAAGGTAAAGGTAACGTGGAGTATTGGGTTGCCTTGATTCAGCCGGGTAAAGTCCTGTATGAAATGGACGGTGTTCCGGAAGAGCTGGCCCGTGAAGCATTCAAGCTGGCAGCAGCGAAACTGCCGATTAAAACCACCTTTGTAACTAAGACGGTGATGTAA
- the zntR gene encoding Zn(2+)-responsive transcriptional regulator, whose translation MYRIGELAKMAEVTPDTIRYYEKQQMMEHEVRTEGGFRLYTESDLQRLKFIRHARQLGFSLESIRELLSIRIDPEHHTCQESKGIVQERLQEVEARIAELQSMQRSLQRLNDACCGTAHSSVYCSILEALEQGASGVKSGC comes from the coding sequence ATGTATCGCATTGGTGAGCTGGCAAAAATGGCGGAAGTAACACCCGACACGATTCGTTATTACGAAAAGCAGCAGATGATGGAGCATGAAGTACGCACCGAAGGTGGGTTTCGCCTGTATACTGAAAGCGATCTCCAGCGATTGAAATTTATCCGCCATGCCAGACAACTTGGTTTCAGTCTGGAGTCGATCCGCGAGTTGCTGTCGATCCGTATCGATCCTGAACACCATACCTGTCAGGAGTCAAAAGGCATTGTGCAGGAAAGATTGCAGGAAGTCGAAGCACGGATAGCCGAGTTGCAGAGTATGCAGCGTTCCTTGCAACGCCTTAACGATGCCTGTTGTGGGACCGCTCATAGCAGTGTTTATTGCTCGATTCTTGAAGCCCTTGAACAAGGGGCGAGTGGCGTTAAGAGTGGTTGTTGA
- the rplO gene encoding 50S ribosomal protein L15, protein MRLNTLSPAEGSKKAGKRLGRGIGSGLGKTGGRGHKGQKSRSGGGVRRGFEGGQMPLYRRLPKFGFTSRKAAITAEVRLSDLAKVEGGVVDLNTLKAANIIGIQIEFAKVILAGEVTTPVTIRGLRVTKGARAAIEAAGGKIEE, encoded by the coding sequence ATGCGTTTAAATACTCTGTCTCCGGCCGAAGGCTCCAAAAAGGCGGGTAAACGCCTGGGTCGTGGTATCGGTTCTGGCCTCGGTAAAACCGGTGGTCGTGGTCACAAAGGTCAGAAGTCTCGTTCTGGCGGTGGCGTACGTCGCGGTTTCGAGGGTGGTCAGATGCCTCTGTACCGTCGTCTGCCGAAATTCGGCTTCACTTCTCGTAAAGCAGCGATTACAGCCGAAGTTCGTCTGTCTGACCTGGCTAAAGTAGAAGGCGGTGTTGTAGACCTGAACACGCTGAAAGCGGCTAACATTATCGGTATCCAGATCGAGTTCGCGAAAGTGATCCTGGCTGGCGAAGTAACTACTCCGGTAACTATTCGTGGCCTGCGTGTTACTAAAGGCGCTCGTGCTGCTATCGAAGCTGCTGGCGGTAAAATCGAGGAATAA
- the rpsQ gene encoding 30S ribosomal protein S17: protein MTDKIRTLQGRVVSDKMEKSIVVAIERFVKHPIYGKFIKRTTKLHVHDENNECGIGDVVEIRECRPLSKTKSWTLVRVVEKAVL from the coding sequence ATGACCGATAAAATCCGTACTCTGCAAGGTCGCGTTGTTAGCGACAAAATGGAGAAATCCATTGTTGTTGCTATCGAACGTTTTGTGAAACACCCGATCTACGGTAAATTCATCAAGCGTACGACCAAACTGCACGTACATGACGAGAACAACGAATGCGGTATCGGTGACGTGGTTGAAATCCGCGAATGCCGTCCGCTGTCCAAGACTAAATCCTGGACGCTGGTTCGCGTTGTAGAGAAAGCGGTTCTGTAA
- the rpsE gene encoding 30S ribosomal protein S5 produces MAHIEKQAGELQEKLIAVNRVSKTVKGGRIFSFTALTVVGDGNGRVGFGYGKAREVPAAIQKAMEKARRNMINVALNNGTLQHPVKGVHTGSRVFMQPASEGTGIIAGGAMRAVLEVAGVHNVLAKAYGSTNPINVVRATIDGLENMNSPEMVAAKRGKSVEEILGK; encoded by the coding sequence ATGGCTCACATCGAAAAACAAGCTGGCGAACTGCAGGAAAAGCTGATCGCGGTAAACCGCGTATCTAAAACCGTTAAAGGTGGTCGTATTTTCTCCTTCACAGCTCTGACTGTAGTTGGCGATGGTAACGGTCGCGTTGGTTTTGGTTACGGTAAAGCGCGTGAAGTTCCAGCAGCGATCCAGAAAGCGATGGAAAAAGCCCGTCGCAATATGATTAACGTCGCGCTGAATAACGGCACTCTGCAACACCCTGTTAAAGGTGTTCATACGGGTTCTCGCGTATTCATGCAGCCGGCTTCCGAAGGTACCGGTATCATCGCCGGTGGTGCAATGCGCGCCGTTCTGGAAGTCGCTGGGGTTCATAACGTTCTGGCTAAAGCGTATGGTTCCACCAACCCGATTAACGTGGTTCGTGCAACTATCGATGGCCTGGAAAATATGAATTCTCCAGAAATGGTCGCTGCCAAGCGTGGTAAATCCGTTGAAGAAATTCTGGGGAAATAA
- the rpsK gene encoding 30S ribosomal protein S11, which translates to MAKAPIRARKRVRKQVSDGVAHIHASFNNTIVTITDRQGNALGWATAGGSGFRGSRKSTPFAAQVAAERCADAVKEYGIKNLEVMVKGPGPGRESTIRALNAAGFRITNITDVTPIPHNGCRPPKKRRV; encoded by the coding sequence ATGGCAAAGGCACCAATTCGTGCACGTAAACGTGTAAGAAAACAAGTCTCTGACGGCGTGGCTCATATCCATGCTTCTTTCAACAACACCATCGTGACTATCACTGATCGTCAGGGTAACGCGTTGGGTTGGGCAACAGCCGGTGGTTCCGGTTTCCGTGGTTCTCGCAAATCCACTCCGTTTGCAGCTCAGGTTGCAGCAGAGCGTTGCGCTGACGCCGTGAAAGAATACGGCATCAAGAATCTGGAAGTTATGGTTAAAGGTCCGGGTCCAGGCCGCGAATCTACTATTCGTGCTCTGAACGCCGCAGGTTTCCGCATCACTAATATTACTGATGTGACTCCGATCCCTCATAACGGTTGTCGTCCGCCGAAAAAACGTCGCGTATAA
- the rplR gene encoding 50S ribosomal protein L18 — MDKKSARIRRATRARRKLQELGATRLVVHRTPRHIYAQVIAPNGSEVLVAASTVEKAIAEQLKYTGNKDAAAAVGKAVAERALEKGIKDVSFDRSGFQYHGRVQALADAAREAGLQF; from the coding sequence ATGGATAAGAAATCTGCTCGTATCCGTCGTGCGACCCGCGCACGCCGCAAGCTCCAGGAGCTGGGCGCAACTCGCCTGGTGGTACATCGTACCCCGCGTCACATTTACGCACAGGTAATTGCACCGAACGGTTCTGAAGTTCTGGTAGCTGCTTCTACTGTAGAAAAAGCTATCGCTGAACAACTGAAGTACACCGGTAACAAAGACGCGGCTGCAGCTGTGGGTAAAGCTGTCGCTGAACGCGCTCTGGAAAAAGGCATCAAAGATGTATCCTTTGACCGTTCCGGGTTCCAATATCATGGTCGTGTCCAGGCACTGGCAGATGCTGCCCGTGAAGCTGGCCTTCAGTTCTAA
- the rpmD gene encoding 50S ribosomal protein L30: MAKTIKITQTRSAIGRLPKHKATLLGLGLRRIGHTVEREDTPAIRGMINAVSFMVKVEE; this comes from the coding sequence ATGGCAAAGACTATTAAAATTACTCAAACCCGCAGTGCAATCGGTCGTCTGCCGAAACACAAGGCAACGCTGCTTGGCCTGGGTCTGCGTCGTATTGGTCACACCGTAGAGCGCGAGGATACTCCTGCTATTCGCGGTATGATCAACGCGGTTTCCTTCATGGTTAAAGTTGAGGAGTAA
- the rpsD gene encoding 30S ribosomal protein S4 encodes MARYLGPKLKLSRREGTDLFLKSGVRAIDTKCKIEQAPGQHGARKPRLSDYGVQLREKQKVRRIYGVLERQFRNYYKEAARLKGNTGENLLALLEGRLDNVVYRMGFGATRAEARQLVSHKAIMVNGRVVNIASYQVSPNDVVSIREKAKKQSRVKAALELAEQREKPTWLEVDAGKMEGTFKRKPERSDLSADINEHLIVELYSK; translated from the coding sequence ATGGCAAGATATTTGGGTCCTAAGCTCAAGCTGAGCCGTCGTGAGGGCACCGACTTATTCCTTAAGTCTGGCGTTCGCGCGATCGATACCAAGTGTAAAATTGAACAAGCTCCTGGCCAGCACGGTGCGCGTAAACCGCGTCTGTCTGACTATGGTGTGCAGTTGCGTGAAAAGCAAAAAGTTCGCCGTATCTATGGTGTGCTGGAGCGTCAGTTCCGTAACTACTACAAAGAAGCAGCACGTCTGAAAGGCAACACCGGTGAAAACCTGTTGGCTCTGCTGGAAGGTCGTCTGGACAACGTTGTATACCGTATGGGCTTCGGTGCCACTCGTGCAGAAGCACGTCAGCTGGTTAGCCATAAAGCAATTATGGTAAACGGTCGTGTTGTTAACATCGCTTCTTATCAGGTTAGTCCGAATGACGTTGTAAGCATTCGTGAGAAAGCGAAGAAGCAGTCTCGCGTGAAAGCCGCTCTGGAGCTGGCTGAGCAGCGTGAAAAGCCAACCTGGCTGGAAGTTGATGCTGGCAAGATGGAAGGTACGTTTAAGCGTAAGCCGGAGCGTTCTGATCTGTCTGCGGACATTAACGAACACCTGATCGTCGAGCTTTACTCCAAGTAA
- the yhdN gene encoding DUF1992 domain-containing protein: MWLLDQWAERHIAEAQAKGEFDNLPNSGEPLILDDDSHVPPELRAGYRLLKNAGCLPPELEQRREAIQLLDILKGIRHDDPQYQEVSRRLSLLELKLRQAGLSTDFLRGDYADKLLDKINDN; the protein is encoded by the coding sequence ATGTGGTTACTTGACCAGTGGGCAGAGCGCCATATAGCAGAAGCGCAAGCGAAAGGTGAGTTTGATAACCTACCTAATAGCGGCGAACCATTAATCCTGGATGATGATTCCCACGTGCCACCAGAATTACGTGCGGGGTATCGCTTGTTGAAGAATGCCGGTTGCTTACCGCCAGAACTTGAGCAGCGGAGGGAAGCAATACAGCTTCTAGATATCCTCAAAGGTATCCGTCATGATGATCCGCAATATCAAGAGGTTAGTCGTCGATTGTCATTACTGGAATTGAAGCTGCGACAAGCTGGATTGAGTACCGATTTTTTACGCGGCGATTATGCTGACAAGTTGTTGGACAAAATCAACGATAACTAG
- the rpmC gene encoding 50S ribosomal protein L29, producing the protein MKAKELREKSVEELNTELLNLLREQFNLRMQAASGQLQQSHLLKQVRRDVARVKTLLNEKAGA; encoded by the coding sequence ATGAAAGCAAAAGAGCTGCGTGAGAAGAGCGTTGAAGAGCTGAACACCGAGCTGCTGAACCTGCTGCGTGAGCAGTTCAACCTGCGTATGCAGGCTGCAAGTGGCCAGCTGCAACAGTCTCACCTGTTGAAGCAAGTGCGTCGCGATGTCGCACGCGTTAAGACTTTACTGAACGAGAAGGCGGGTGCGTAA
- the rpmJ gene encoding 50S ribosomal protein L36 yields the protein MKVRASVKKLCRNCKIVKRDGVIRVICSAEPKHKQRQG from the coding sequence ATGAAAGTTCGTGCTTCCGTCAAGAAATTATGCCGTAACTGCAAAATCGTTAAGCGTGATGGTGTCATCCGTGTGATTTGCAGTGCCGAGCCGAAGCATAAACAGCGCCAAGGCTGA
- the rpsN gene encoding 30S ribosomal protein S14 produces MAKQSMKAREVKRVALADKYFAKRAELKAIISDVNASDEDRWNAVLKLQTLPRDSSPSRQRNRCRQTGRPHGFLRKFGLSRIKVREAAMRGEIPGLKKASW; encoded by the coding sequence ATGGCTAAGCAATCAATGAAAGCACGCGAAGTAAAACGCGTAGCTTTAGCTGATAAATACTTCGCGAAACGCGCTGAACTGAAAGCGATCATCTCTGATGTGAACGCTTCCGACGAAGATCGTTGGAACGCTGTTCTCAAGCTGCAGACTCTGCCGCGTGATTCCAGCCCGTCTCGTCAGCGTAACCGCTGCCGTCAAACAGGTCGTCCGCATGGTTTCCTGCGGAAGTTCGGGTTGAGCCGTATTAAGGTCCGTGAAGCCGCTATGCGCGGTGAAATCCCGGGTCTGAAAAAGGCTAGCTGGTAA
- the secY gene encoding preprotein translocase subunit SecY, with translation MAKQPGLDFQSAKGGLGELKRRLLFVIGALIVFRIGSFIPIPGIDAAVLAKLLEQQRGTIIEMFNMFSGGALSRASIFALGIMPYISASIIIQLLTVVHPTLAEIKKEGESGRRKISQYTRYGTLVLAIFQSIGIATGLPNMPGMQGLVINPGFAFYFTAVVSLVTGTMFLMWLGEQITERGIGNGISIIIFAGIVAGLPPAIAHTIEQARQGDLHFLVLLLVAVLVFAVTFFVVFVERGQRRIVVNYAKRQQGRRVYAAQSTHLPLKVNMAGVIPAIFASSIILFPATIASWFGGGTGWNWLTTISLYLQPGQPLYVLLYASAIIFFCFFYTALVFNPRETADNLKKSGAFVPGIRPGEQTAKYIDKVMTRLTLVGALYITFICLIPEFMRDAMKVPFYFGGTSLLIVVVVIMDFMAQVQTLMMSSQYESALKKANLKGYGR, from the coding sequence ATGGCTAAACAACCGGGATTAGATTTTCAAAGTGCCAAAGGTGGCTTAGGCGAGCTGAAACGCAGACTGTTGTTTGTTATCGGTGCGCTGATTGTGTTCCGTATTGGCTCTTTTATTCCGATCCCTGGTATTGATGCCGCTGTACTTGCCAAACTGCTTGAGCAACAGCGAGGCACCATCATTGAAATGTTTAACATGTTCTCTGGTGGTGCTCTCAGCCGTGCTTCTATCTTTGCTCTGGGGATCATGCCGTATATTTCGGCATCGATCATTATCCAGCTGCTGACGGTGGTTCACCCAACGTTGGCAGAAATTAAGAAAGAAGGGGAGTCTGGTCGTCGTAAGATCAGCCAGTACACCCGCTACGGTACTCTGGTGCTGGCAATATTCCAGTCGATCGGTATTGCTACCGGTCTGCCGAATATGCCTGGTATGCAAGGCCTGGTCATTAACCCGGGCTTTGCATTCTACTTCACCGCTGTTGTAAGTCTGGTCACAGGAACCATGTTCCTGATGTGGTTGGGCGAACAGATTACTGAACGAGGTATCGGCAACGGTATTTCAATCATTATCTTCGCCGGTATTGTCGCGGGACTCCCGCCAGCCATTGCCCATACTATCGAGCAAGCGCGTCAAGGCGACCTGCACTTCCTCGTGTTGCTGTTGGTTGCAGTATTAGTATTTGCAGTGACGTTCTTTGTTGTATTTGTTGAGCGTGGTCAACGCCGCATTGTGGTAAACTACGCGAAACGTCAGCAAGGTCGTCGTGTCTATGCTGCACAGAGCACACATTTACCGCTGAAAGTGAATATGGCGGGGGTAATCCCGGCAATCTTCGCTTCCAGTATTATTCTGTTCCCGGCGACCATCGCGTCATGGTTCGGGGGCGGTACTGGTTGGAACTGGCTGACAACAATTTCGCTGTATTTGCAGCCTGGGCAACCGCTTTATGTGTTACTCTATGCGTCTGCAATCATCTTCTTCTGTTTCTTCTACACGGCGTTGGTTTTCAACCCGCGTGAAACAGCAGATAACCTGAAGAAGTCCGGTGCATTTGTACCAGGAATTCGTCCGGGAGAGCAAACGGCGAAGTATATCGATAAAGTAATGACCCGCCTGACCCTGGTTGGTGCGCTGTACATTACCTTTATCTGCCTGATCCCGGAGTTCATGCGTGATGCAATGAAAGTACCGTTCTACTTCGGTGGGACCTCACTGCTTATCGTTGTTGTCGTGATTATGGACTTTATGGCTCAAGTGCAAACTCTGATGATGTCCAGTCAGTATGAGTCTGCATTGAAGAAGGCGAACCTGAAAGGCTACGGCCGATAA
- the rpsH gene encoding 30S ribosomal protein S8 — translation MSMQDPIADMLTRIRNGQAANKAAVTMPSSKLKVAIANVLKEEGFIEDFKVEGDTKPELELTLKYFQGKAVVESIQRVSRPGLRIYKRKDELPKVMAGLGIAVVSTSKGVMTDRAARQAGLGGEIICYVA, via the coding sequence ATGAGCATGCAAGATCCGATCGCGGATATGCTGACCCGTATCCGTAACGGTCAGGCCGCGAACAAAGCTGCGGTCACCATGCCTTCCTCCAAGCTGAAAGTGGCAATCGCCAACGTGCTGAAGGAAGAAGGTTTTATTGAAGATTTTAAAGTTGAAGGCGACACCAAGCCTGAACTGGAACTTACTCTGAAGTATTTCCAGGGCAAAGCTGTTGTAGAAAGCATTCAGCGTGTCAGCCGCCCAGGTCTGCGCATCTATAAACGTAAAGATGAGCTGCCGAAAGTTATGGCGGGTCTGGGTATCGCAGTTGTTTCTACCTCTAAAGGTGTTATGACTGATCGTGCAGCGCGCCAGGCTGGTCTTGGTGGCGAAATTATCTGCTACGTAGCCTAA
- the rpsM gene encoding 30S ribosomal protein S13, which produces MARIAGINIPDHKHAVIALTSIYGVGKTRSKAILAAAGIAEDVKISELSEGQIDTLRDEVAKFVVEGDLRREISMSIKRLMDLGCYRGLRHRRGLPVRGQRTKTNARTRKGPRKPIKK; this is translated from the coding sequence GTGGCCCGTATAGCAGGCATTAACATTCCTGATCATAAGCATGCCGTAATCGCATTAACTTCGATTTATGGCGTCGGCAAGACCCGTTCTAAAGCCATCCTGGCTGCAGCGGGTATCGCTGAAGATGTTAAGATCAGTGAGCTGTCTGAAGGACAAATCGACACGCTGCGTGACGAAGTTGCCAAATTTGTCGTTGAAGGTGATCTGCGCCGTGAAATCAGCATGAGCATCAAGCGCCTGATGGATCTTGGTTGCTATCGCGGTTTGCGTCATCGTCGTGGTCTCCCGGTTCGCGGTCAGCGTACCAAGACCAACGCACGTACCCGTAAGGGTCCGCGCAAACCGATCAAGAAATAA
- the rplF gene encoding 50S ribosomal protein L6, with product MSRVAKAPVVVPAGVDVKINGQVITIKGKNGELTRTLNDAVEVKHADNTLTFGPRDGYADGWAQAGTARALLNSMVIGVTEGFTKKLQLVGVGYRAAVKGNVINLSLGFSHPVDHQLPAGITAECPTQTEIVLKGADKQVIGQVAADLRAYRRPEPYKGKGVRYADEVVRTKEAKKK from the coding sequence ATGTCTCGTGTTGCTAAAGCACCGGTCGTTGTTCCTGCCGGCGTTGACGTAAAAATCAACGGTCAGGTTATTACGATCAAAGGTAAAAACGGCGAGCTGACTCGTACTCTCAACGATGCTGTTGAAGTTAAACATGCAGATAATACCCTGACCTTCGGTCCGCGTGATGGTTACGCAGACGGTTGGGCACAGGCTGGTACCGCGCGTGCCCTGCTGAACTCAATGGTTATCGGTGTTACCGAAGGCTTCACTAAGAAGCTGCAGCTGGTTGGTGTAGGTTACCGTGCAGCGGTTAAAGGCAATGTGATTAACCTGTCTCTGGGTTTCTCTCATCCTGTTGACCATCAGCTGCCTGCGGGTATCACTGCTGAATGTCCGACTCAGACTGAAATCGTGCTGAAAGGCGCTGATAAGCAGGTGATCGGCCAGGTTGCAGCGGATCTGCGCGCCTACCGTCGTCCTGAGCCTTACAAAGGCAAGGGTGTTCGTTACGCCGACGAAGTCGTGCGTACCAAAGAGGCTAAGAAGAAGTAA
- the rplX gene encoding 50S ribosomal protein L24, which produces MAAKIRRDDEVIVLTGKDKGKRGKVKNVLSSGKVIVEGINLVKKHQKPVPALNQPGGIVEKEAAIQVSNVAIFNAATGKADRVGFRFEDGKKVRFFKSNSETIK; this is translated from the coding sequence ATGGCAGCGAAAATCCGTCGTGATGACGAAGTTATCGTGTTAACCGGTAAAGATAAAGGTAAACGCGGTAAAGTTAAGAATGTCCTGTCTTCCGGCAAGGTCATTGTTGAAGGTATCAACCTGGTTAAGAAACATCAGAAGCCGGTTCCGGCCCTGAACCAACCGGGTGGCATCGTTGAAAAAGAAGCCGCTATTCAGGTTTCCAACGTAGCAATCTTCAATGCGGCAACCGGCAAGGCTGACCGTGTAGGCTTTAGATTCGAAGACGGTAAAAAAGTCCGTTTCTTCAAGTCTAACAGCGAAACTATCAAGTAA
- the rplQ gene encoding 50S ribosomal protein L17, with protein sequence MRHRKSGRQLNRNSSHRQAMFRNMAGSLVRHEIIKTTLPKAKELRRVVEPLITLAKTDSVANRRLAFARTRDNEIVAKLFNELGPRFASRAGGYTRILKCGFRAGDNAPMAYIELVDRSEKAEAAAE encoded by the coding sequence ATGCGCCATCGTAAGAGTGGTCGTCAACTGAACCGCAACAGCAGCCATCGCCAGGCTATGTTCCGCAATATGGCAGGTTCACTGGTTCGTCATGAAATCATCAAGACGACTCTGCCTAAAGCGAAAGAGCTGCGCCGCGTAGTTGAGCCGCTGATTACTCTTGCCAAGACTGATAGCGTTGCTAATCGTCGTCTGGCATTCGCCCGTACTCGTGATAACGAGATCGTGGCAAAACTGTTTAACGAACTGGGCCCGCGTTTCGCGAGCCGTGCCGGTGGTTACACTCGTATTCTGAAGTGTGGCTTCCGTGCAGGCGACAACGCGCCGATGGCTTACATCGAGCTGGTTGATCGTTCAGAGAAAGCAGAAGCTGCTGCAGAGTAA
- the rpoA gene encoding DNA-directed RNA polymerase subunit alpha — protein MQGSVTEFLKPRLVDIEQVSSTHAKVTLEPLERGFGHTLGNALRRILLSSMPGCAVTEVEIDGVLHEYSTKEGVQEDILEILLNLKGLAVRVQGKDEVILTLNKSGIGPVTAADITHDGDVEIVKPQHVICHLTDENASISMRIKVQRGRGYVPASTRIHSEEDERPIGRLLVDACYSPVERIAYNVEAARVEQRTDLDKLVIEMETNGTIDPEEAIRRAATILAEQLEAFVDLRDVRQPEVKEEKPEFDPILLRPVDDLELTVRSANCLKAEAIHYIGDLVQRTEVELLKTPNLGKKSLTEIKDVLASRGLSLGMRLENWPPASIADE, from the coding sequence ATGCAGGGTTCTGTGACAGAGTTTCTAAAACCGCGCCTGGTTGATATCGAGCAAGTGAGTTCGACGCACGCCAAGGTGACCCTTGAGCCTTTAGAGCGTGGCTTTGGCCATACTCTGGGTAACGCACTGCGCCGTATTCTGCTCTCATCGATGCCGGGTTGCGCGGTGACCGAGGTTGAGATTGATGGTGTACTACATGAGTACAGCACCAAAGAAGGCGTTCAGGAAGATATCCTGGAAATCCTGCTCAACCTGAAAGGGCTGGCGGTGAGAGTTCAGGGCAAAGATGAAGTTATTCTTACCTTGAATAAATCTGGCATTGGCCCTGTGACTGCAGCCGATATCACCCACGACGGTGATGTCGAAATCGTCAAGCCGCAGCACGTGATCTGCCACCTGACCGATGAGAACGCGTCTATTAGCATGCGTATCAAAGTTCAGCGCGGTCGTGGTTATGTGCCGGCTTCTACCCGAATTCATTCGGAAGAAGATGAGCGCCCAATCGGCCGTCTGCTGGTCGACGCATGCTACAGCCCTGTGGAGCGTATTGCCTACAATGTTGAAGCAGCGCGTGTAGAACAGCGTACCGACCTGGACAAGCTGGTCATCGAAATGGAAACCAACGGCACAATCGATCCTGAAGAGGCGATTCGTCGTGCGGCAACCATTCTGGCTGAACAACTGGAAGCTTTCGTTGACTTACGTGATGTACGTCAGCCTGAAGTGAAAGAAGAGAAACCAGAGTTCGATCCGATCCTGCTGCGCCCTGTTGACGATCTGGAATTGACTGTCCGCTCTGCTAACTGCCTTAAAGCAGAAGCTATCCACTATATCGGTGATCTGGTACAGCGTACCGAGGTTGAGCTCCTTAAAACGCCTAACCTTGGTAAAAAATCTCTTACTGAGATTAAAGACGTGCTGGCTTCCCGTGGACTGTCTCTGGGCATGCGCCTGGAAAACTGGCCACCGGCAAGCATCGCTGACGAGTAA
- the rplN gene encoding 50S ribosomal protein L14 → MIQEQTMLNVADNSGARRVMCIKVLGGSHRRYAGVGDIIKITIKEAIPRGKVKKGDVLKAVVVRTKKGVRRPDGSVIRFDGNACVLLNNNSEQPIGTRIFGPVTRELRSEKFMKIISLAPEVL, encoded by the coding sequence ATGATCCAAGAACAGACTATGCTGAACGTCGCCGACAACTCCGGTGCACGTCGCGTAATGTGTATCAAGGTTCTGGGTGGCTCGCACCGTCGCTACGCAGGCGTAGGCGACATCATCAAGATCACCATCAAAGAAGCAATTCCGCGTGGTAAGGTCAAAAAAGGTGATGTGCTGAAGGCGGTAGTGGTGCGCACCAAGAAGGGTGTTCGTCGCCCGGACGGTTCTGTCATTCGCTTCGATGGTAATGCTTGTGTTCTTCTGAACAACAACAGCGAGCAGCCTATCGGTACGCGTATTTTTGGGCCGGTAACTCGTGAGCTTCGTAGTGAGAAGTTCATGAAAATTATCTCTCTGGCACCAGAAGTACTCTAA
- the rplE gene encoding 50S ribosomal protein L5, which produces MAKLHDYYKDEVVKKLMTEFNYNSVMQVPRVEKITLNMGVGEAIADKKLLDNAAADLAAISGQKPLITKARKSVAGFKIRQGYPIGCKVTLRGERMWEFFERLITIAVPRIRDFRGLSAKSFDGRGNYSMGVREQIIFPEIDYDKVDRVRGLDITITTTAKSDEEGRALLAAFDFPFRK; this is translated from the coding sequence ATGGCGAAACTGCATGATTACTACAAAGACGAAGTAGTTAAAAAACTCATGACTGAGTTTAACTACAATTCTGTCATGCAAGTCCCTCGGGTCGAGAAGATCACCCTGAACATGGGTGTTGGTGAAGCGATCGCTGACAAAAAACTGCTGGATAACGCAGCAGCAGACCTGGCAGCAATCTCCGGTCAAAAACCGTTGATCACCAAAGCACGCAAATCTGTTGCAGGCTTCAAAATCCGTCAGGGCTATCCGATCGGCTGTAAAGTAACTCTGCGTGGCGAACGCATGTGGGAGTTCTTTGAGCGCCTGATCACTATTGCTGTACCTCGTATCCGTGACTTCCGTGGCCTGTCCGCTAAGTCTTTCGACGGTCGTGGTAACTACAGCATGGGTGTCCGTGAGCAGATCATCTTCCCAGAAATCGACTACGATAAAGTCGACCGCGTTCGTGGTTTGGATATTACCATTACCACTACTGCGAAATCTGACGAAGAAGGCCGCGCTCTGCTGGCTGCCTTTGACTTCCCGTTCCGCAAGTAA